The following are encoded together in the Neofelis nebulosa isolate mNeoNeb1 chromosome 9, mNeoNeb1.pri, whole genome shotgun sequence genome:
- the LOC131484639 gene encoding cytochrome P450 1B1, whose product MATGLGPDAPLQPSALSTQQTTLLLLLSVLAAVHVGQWLLRQRRRQPGSAPPGPFAWPLIGNAAAMGPAPHLSFARLARRYGDVFQIRLGNCPVVVLNGERAIRQALVQQGAAFADRPRFASFRVVSGGRSLAFGQYSQSWKTQRRAAQSTMRAFCTRQPRSRRVLEGHVLGEARELVELLVRGSAGGAYVDPRQLTVVAVANVMSAVCFGCRYSHDDAEFRELLSHNDKFGRTVGAGSLVDVLPWLQRFPNPVRTAFREFEQLNHNFSNFVLNKFLKHRESLQHGAAPRDMMDAFILSAGKAEAAEGSDDGGARLDMEYVPATVTDIFGASQDTLSTALQWLLILFTRYPEVQARVQAELDQVVGRDRLPCLQDQPNLPYVMAFLYEAMRFSSFVPVTIPHATATSASVLGYHIPKDTVVFVNQWSVNHDPEKWPNPEDFDPARFLDKDGFIDKDLASSVMIFSVGKRRCIGEELSKMQLFLFISILAHECNFKADPDELPKMDFDYGLTIKPKSFKINVTLRESMELLDSAVQKLQAEEDCQCEARSKLEC is encoded by the exons ATGGCCACCGGCCTCGGTCCCGACGCTCCCCTGCAGCCGAGCGCGCTGTCCACCCAGCAGACCACGCTTCTGCTGCTCCTGTCGGTGCTGGCCGCGGTGCACGTGGGCCAGTGGCTGCTgaggcagcggcggcggcagccgGGGTCCGCGCCGCCCGGCCCCTTCGCCTGGCCGCTGATCGGAAACGCGGCGGCTATGGGCCCGGCGCCGCACCTCTCGTTCGCGCGCCTCGCGCGGCGCTACGGCGACGTCTTCCAGATCCGCCTGGGCAACTGCCCGGTGGTGGTGCTGAACGGCGAGCGCGCCATCCGCCAGGCGCTGGTGCAGCAGGGCGCCGCCTTCGCCGACCGGCCGCGCTTCGCCTCCTTTCGAGTGGTGTCGGGCGGCCGCAGCCTGGCTTTCGGCCAGTACTCCCAGAGCTGGAAGACGCAGCGGCGCGCGGCGCAGAGCACCATGCGAGCCTTCTGCACGCGCCAGCCGCGCAGCCGGCGCGTCCTCGAGGGCCACGTGCTGGGCGAGGCGCGCGAGCTGGTGGAGCTGCTGGTGCGCGGCAGCGCGGGCGGCGCCTACGTCGACCCGCGGCAGCTGACCGTAGTGGCGGTGGCCAACGTCATGAGCGCCGTGTGCTTCGGCTGCCGCTACAGCCACGACGACGCGGAGTTCCGCGAGCTGCTCAGCCACAACGACAAATTCGGGCGCACGGTGGGCGCGGGCAGCTTGGTGGACGTGCTGCCCTGGCTGCAGCGCTTCCCCAACCCCGTGCGCACCGCCTTCCGCGAGTTCGAGCAGCTCAACCACAACTTCAGCAACTTCGTCCTCAACAAGTTCCTGAAGCACCGAGAAAGCCTGCAGCACGGGGCCGCCCCCCGCGACATGATGGACGCCTTCATCCTCTCCGCGGGGAAGGCGGAGGCGGCCGAGGGCTCAGACGACGGCGGCGCGCGGCTGGACATGGAGTACGTGCCGGCCACTGTCACCGACATCTTCGGCGCCAGCCAGGACACGCTCTCCACCGCGCTGCAGTGGCTGCTCATCCTTTTCACCAG GTATCCTGAAGTGCAGGCTCGGGTCCAGGCAGAACTGGATCAAGTCGTGGGTAGAGACCGCCTACCCTGCCTGCAAGACCAGCCCAACCTGCCCTACGTCATGGCCTTTCTTTACGAAGCCATGCGCTTCTCCAGCTTTGTGCCCGTCACCATTCCTCACGCCACCGCCACCAGTGCCTCCGTCCTGGGCTACCACATTCCCAAGGACACAGTGGTTTTTGTTAACCAGTGGTCCGTGAATCATGACCCGGAGAAGTGGCCTAACCCAGAGGACTTTGATCCAGCCCGGTTCTTGGACAAGGACGGCTTCATCGACAAGGACCTGGCCAGCAGCGTGATGATTTTTTCAGTAGGCAAACGGCGGTGCATTGGGGAAGAGCTTTCCAAGATGcagctctttcttttcatttccatcctGGCTCATGAGTGCAATTTCAAGGCCGATCCAGACGAACTCCCGAAAATGGATTTTGATTACGGTCTGACCATTAAACCCAAGTCATTTAAAATCAACGTCACTCTCAGAGAGTCCATGGAGCTCCTCGATAGTGCTGTCCAAAAGTTACAAGCTGAGGAGGACTGCCAGTGTGAGGCCAGAAGCAAGCTGGAATGTTAG